The following is a genomic window from Dehalococcoidia bacterium.
GGAGAAACAGAAGCTCATCGACGTGACTCGCGGCGCGCTCATGGCCGGCATCGAGGCGGCGCGGGCGGGCGTGCGCCTGGGCGTCGTATCGCACACCATACAGCAGTACATCGAGAGCCGCGGCTACGGGGTCGTCCGCGAGTACGTGGGGCACGGCGTGGGCCGGGCGATGCACGAGGAGCCCCAGGTGCCGAATTTCGGCTCGCCCGAGCGCGGGCCTACGCTCCGGCGAGGCATGGTGCTGGCGCTGGAGCCCATGGTTACCGTGGGTGACTGGCGCACGAAGAAGCACGCCGACCAGTGGACGGTGAGCACGCTCGACGGCAGCCTCTGCGCCCATTTCGAGCACACCATCGCGATAACGGATGACGGCGCGGAGATCTTGACCCTGCCGTGAGCAGGAGCAGGTGGCAAGGAGTCAGGCCCATCGCGGGCAGGGCTGTCGAAGATCGAGGGGGCGGCTCGGATAGAACTGGCGGAAGAGTACAATGGGAAGGTATATTAAATAGCTATCAGTCCCAAGGAAGGAGCATCAGACCCGCTGGGTCTCTATGCCCGGAAAAAAGGAAGCGATCGAAGTCGAAGGAGTGGTGAAGGACCCACTGCCTAACGCTATGTTCAGGGTGGAACTGGCGAACGGCCATCAGGTGCTGGCCCACCTCTCCGGCAAGATGAGGATCAACTACATACGGATCACGCCCGGCGACCGGGTCCTGGTGGAGCTTTCACCGTACGACCTCACGCGGGGACGGATCACGTACCGGCTGAGGTAAGGACGGCATGAAGGTCAGGGCATCGGTCAAGCCACGCTGCGACAAGTGCAAGGTGATCCGGCGCTTCGGCGTGGTGCGGGTGATCTGCGAGAACAAGCGCCACAAGCAGCGCCAGGGCTAGGAGAGGCTAGATGGCACGAATCGCCGGCGTCGACATCCCGCGCGAGAAGCGCGTCGATATCTCCCTGCGCTACATCTACGGCATCGGGCCGCACTCCGCGCGCCTGATCTGCAGCAAGACGCAGATCGACCCGAGCACCAAGGTCCGCGACCTTACCGACGATGAGGTCAGCCGCATCCGCGAGATCATCGACCGGGAGTTCATGGTCGAAGGTGACCTCCGCCGCGAGGTCCGGCAGAACATCCAGCGCCTGATCGAGATCAACTGCTACCGCGGCATAAGGCACCGCCGCGGCCTGCCGGTGCGCGGCCAGCGCACCAAGACCAACGCGCGCACCAAGCGAGGCGCGCGCCGGACGGTGGCGGGCAAGCGCAAGGCCGTCGGCAAGAAGTAAGAGCGAATCGAGAAGGGGAATACGTAGAGGATGGTCCAGAGGCGAGGACGCGCTACACGAGGGCGACGCGAACGGAAGTCTGTTCCGCGCGGCCGCGCCTACATCAAGTCCACCTTCAACAACACGATCATCACGCTCACGGACCCGAACGGGAACGTGCTCAGCTGGGGCAGCGCCGGTACCGCGAACTTCAAGGGGTCGCGGAAAAGCACGCCCTTCGCCGCTCAAATGGCGGCCGAAGGCGCCGCGCGGCGGGCGATGGAGCATGGTCTGCGCCAGGTGGACGTGTACGTGAAGGGCCCGGGTAGCGGCCGGGAGGCGGCGATCCGCTCGCTACAGGCCGCCGGCCTCACGGTCCTCAGCATTCGCGACGTGACGCCCATACCACACAACGGCTGCCGGCCACCCAAGCGGCGGCGAGTCTAGGAGAGGTAGCGAATGGCTCGATACCACGGGCCGGTGTGCCGGCTCTGCCGCCGTTACGGAGAGAAGCTCTTCCTGAAGGGCGACCGCTGTTTCGGCCCCAAGTGCGCCATCGTGCGGCGCCCGAACCCGCCCGGCTCTGCCGTCCAGCGGCGCCGGAAGGTGTCCGACCGGGGCCTGCAGTTGCGTGAGAAGCAGCGCGCCAGGGTCTTCTACGGCCTCCTGGAGCGCCAGTTTCGCCGCTACTACCAGGAGGCGCTGCACCGGCCGGGCGTGACCGGTGTCAACTTCATCCAGCTCCTCGAGTCGAGGCTCGATAACGTCGTCTACCGGCTCGGGTTCGCCGATTCGCGCAAGCAGGCGCGCCAGTTGGTGCGGCACGGCCACGTCAGCCTCAACGGCCGCAAGACGGACATCCCTTCGGCGCTCGTGAAGGTCAACGACGAGGTGTCCTTTACGCCGCGCGGTCGCAAGACGGAGTACGTCAAGACGCTGCCGGAGATCCTCAAGTCCAAGCAGGTGCCCTCATGGCTGTCGTTGGACATGGCGGCCCTCAAGGGGCGCGTAATCGGCACGCCGACCATCGAGGAGGCAGAGTCGCTTTTCGACCCGAACGTAATAGTGGAGTTCTACTCGCGGTAGTCCCTCACCCCCGGACGACCTCCACCTGCCCGCCAGCGGCGGGAAAGGGGAGAGGGGGTTCTGTAAAGTCGCTTTCCCGGGAATGGTGGGAGGTACATGGTAGTGACAATGGAAGCGGGCGTTCCTCAGCTAAGCCTCGAAGAGGAATCAGAGGGGACGTTCGGACGCATAGTAGCGGAGCCGCTGCAGGCCGGTTTCGGGATTACCCTCGGTAATGCCCTGCGGCGCACGCTGCTCAGCGCCCTCCCCGGCACGGCTATCACGGCCGTACGCATCGAAGGAGTCGAGCACGAATTTTCGACGCTGCCAAACGTCAAGGAGGACATGGTCGAGTTCCTCCTGAACGTGAAGGACATCCGCATCCGCTCCCTTACGGAGCGGCCCGGCAAGATGTATCTGGACGCCCAGGGCGAAGGCGAGGTGACCGCGGGCAGCATTCAGCCGACGGCGGACTACGAGATCGTGAACCCGGAGCTGCACCTGGCGACCCTGGAGTCGCCGGACGCCCGGCTGTCCGTGGAGTTCACGGTGGACGTGGGGCGCGGCTACGTCCCGGCCGGCAGCGCCGATGGTTTGCCAATCGGCGTGATCCCGGTGGACGCCATTTACTCGCCCGTGCGGCGCGTGAACTATCGCGTCGAACCGACGCGCGTCGGCGTCACGAACTACGATCGCCTGATCCTGGAGGTGTGGACGGACGGCACCATCTCGCCGATGGACGCGGTCCGCAGCGCGGCCGACCTGTTGACGGACCAGTTCGCGGCCTTCTCGCGCTTCGGCCGGCCGCAGTCCCCCATGGCGGGACGCGGCCTCGGGTCGGGCGCGGCCCTGCCTCCCGACCGCTACAACACGCCGATCGAGGACCTCAACCTGTCCGTGCGCGCCTACAACTGCCTCAAGCGCAGCGGGCTGATGACCGTCGGCGCGGTGCTCGAGAAGAGCGAGGAAGAGCTGCTGGCGCTGCGCAACTTCGGCCGCAAGTCCTACGATGAACTGCGCGAGAAGCTGATCAGCATGGGCTTCCTCCCGCCCGACGCCGAAGGCATGGGCGGCGGCCTGGGTGCCGCGCCGGCGGCCGCCGCAGGGCCGGCGCGTTCCATGACCTTCGAGCCGGACATCGAGGAAGGTGAGGAGCTTGGTCCCGTGGCAAAGGCCCTCCTGGAGGCCTTGAAGGAATCCGGCGCGCAAGACCTGCTCCGGCGCAAGGACGAAGAGGAGGAGGCCTGATGCGACACGGAGTCGCCGGACGCAAGTTCGACCGCCCGACGGCGCACCGGATGGCGATGTTCCGCAACCTGGTGACGGACCTCCTTCGCTACGAGCAGATCAGGACGACGGAGGCGAAGGCCAAGGAGATCCGGGGCATGGCCGAGAAGATGATCACGCTCGGCAAAGACGGTAGCCTCGCCGCGCGCCGCCAGGCGCTGGCCTTCATCTACGACAAGGACGTTGTCCGCAAGGTCTTCGATGACCTCGCCTCTCGTTACCAGGGCCGCTCGGGCGGCTATACCCGCATCATCCGCCTGGGCCCCCGTCTCGGAGACGGGGCGCCGATCGTGAGTCTGGAGCTGGTGCAGGAGTAAGCGCCGCCGGGCACGGAGCCTGATTCGTGGATCCGGGGGAGACCACTTCGGTTCGTGGCTGGCCGGGTCCGACCGCGGTCGGCGTGTGGCGCCGGCATTGCCTCCGCATCCAGGCTCAACGTTGACTCCAACTTCGTTTGCCCTTCGACTGAGCTGAGGACGAGCCGCCGGCTTTGGCGAGGCAGGGGACGCGGCGGAAGGCAGCGGGCACCGGAGACGAAGGGGACGACGTGGCCGGCGAGCCGGATGAAGGCCTTATACTGTCGTCCCAGCGGCTTTCCATTGCCACAGGAGGGCGGATGAGCACGAACGGGAGCGCGAACCCGGGGCCACTTGCCCACATCAAGGTCCTCGACCTCTGCCTCGCCCGCGCCGGGCCGACCGCGGTCCGCATCCTGGCCGACTTCGGCGCCGAAGTGATCCAGGTGGTCCGGCCCTCCGAGACGGGGATCGACGCCAGCCTGCCGAACTTCGACCGCGAGAACGTGCACCGCAACAAGCGGTCGATTGCCCTGGACCTGCAGACGGACGCCGGCCGGCAGGTCTTCTACCGCCTGGCGCGGGACGCCGACGTCGTAGTCGAGAACATGCGGGCAGACGTGAAGTATCGCCTCAGGGTCGATTACGAGACGCTGCGCGCGATCAACCCGCGCATCATCTATGGCAGCATCTCTGGCTTCGGGCAGGACGGGCCCTACTCCTCGCGTCCGGGTGTGGACCAGATAGCGCAGGGCATGGGCGGCCTCATGAGCATCACCGGCCCGCCCGGAGGCGGCCCCTGGCGCGTCGGCATC
Proteins encoded in this region:
- the map gene encoding type I methionyl aminopeptidase, whose protein sequence is MIGARTNMINIKSDDEIRIMREAGRHVAQVMQILVDALKPGIRTKDLDKIVRQEYAKRGVVPTFLGYAYPPYPATVCVSVNDELVHGIPGNRIIQPGDLVSIDLGATYKGFVGDHAVTVCVPPVTEEKQKLIDVTRGALMAGIEAARAGVRLGVVSHTIQQYIESRGYGVVREYVGHGVGRAMHEEPQVPNFGSPERGPTLRRGMVLALEPMVTVGDWRTKKHADQWTVSTLDGSLCAHFEHTIAITDDGAEILTLP
- the infA gene encoding translation initiation factor IF-1, with translation MPGKKEAIEVEGVVKDPLPNAMFRVELANGHQVLAHLSGKMRINYIRITPGDRVLVELSPYDLTRGRITYRLR
- the rpmJ gene encoding 50S ribosomal protein L36, producing the protein MKVRASVKPRCDKCKVIRRFGVVRVICENKRHKQRQG
- the rpsM gene encoding 30S ribosomal protein S13, which produces MARIAGVDIPREKRVDISLRYIYGIGPHSARLICSKTQIDPSTKVRDLTDDEVSRIREIIDREFMVEGDLRREVRQNIQRLIEINCYRGIRHRRGLPVRGQRTKTNARTKRGARRTVAGKRKAVGKK
- the rpsK gene encoding 30S ribosomal protein S11, which gives rise to MVQRRGRATRGRRERKSVPRGRAYIKSTFNNTIITLTDPNGNVLSWGSAGTANFKGSRKSTPFAAQMAAEGAARRAMEHGLRQVDVYVKGPGSGREAAIRSLQAAGLTVLSIRDVTPIPHNGCRPPKRRRV
- the rpsD gene encoding 30S ribosomal protein S4, whose product is MARYHGPVCRLCRRYGEKLFLKGDRCFGPKCAIVRRPNPPGSAVQRRRKVSDRGLQLREKQRARVFYGLLERQFRRYYQEALHRPGVTGVNFIQLLESRLDNVVYRLGFADSRKQARQLVRHGHVSLNGRKTDIPSALVKVNDEVSFTPRGRKTEYVKTLPEILKSKQVPSWLSLDMAALKGRVIGTPTIEEAESLFDPNVIVEFYSR
- a CDS encoding DNA-directed RNA polymerase subunit alpha, producing MEAGVPQLSLEEESEGTFGRIVAEPLQAGFGITLGNALRRTLLSALPGTAITAVRIEGVEHEFSTLPNVKEDMVEFLLNVKDIRIRSLTERPGKMYLDAQGEGEVTAGSIQPTADYEIVNPELHLATLESPDARLSVEFTVDVGRGYVPAGSADGLPIGVIPVDAIYSPVRRVNYRVEPTRVGVTNYDRLILEVWTDGTISPMDAVRSAADLLTDQFAAFSRFGRPQSPMAGRGLGSGAALPPDRYNTPIEDLNLSVRAYNCLKRSGLMTVGAVLEKSEEELLALRNFGRKSYDELREKLISMGFLPPDAEGMGGGLGAAPAAAAGPARSMTFEPDIEEGEELGPVAKALLEALKESGAQDLLRRKDEEEEA
- the rplQ gene encoding 50S ribosomal protein L17, which produces MRHGVAGRKFDRPTAHRMAMFRNLVTDLLRYEQIRTTEAKAKEIRGMAEKMITLGKDGSLAARRQALAFIYDKDVVRKVFDDLASRYQGRSGGYTRIIRLGPRLGDGAPIVSLELVQE